In Fusobacterium canifelinum, a genomic segment contains:
- a CDS encoding ISL3 family transposase — translation MISLSLSNFIKTILNIQDDNISFPEEDYCQIIQKGNYVIKVFKGFLKSNYCSCPHCNSKNIVKSGSRERNIKFIPFQNYNVELNLSIQRYICKDCKKTFSPSTSIAKDNSNISNNLKYIIAQELQENISLTFIAKKYNLSISSVQRIMDECYSDFKVNKDHLPETICIDEFKSVKNIDGAMSFIFADYQTKNIIDIVEDRRLNSLTEYFSRFSLEARNNVKYICMDMYSPYISLVKSIFPESEIVLDKFHIVNLVSRAFNQTRISIMNSLKDDSLKRKLKLFWKLLQKYYPDLCQEPYYCPSFKYKLSTKQKVDYLLEKSPELDINFNIYQDILQSIRHNNFKRFENIVKKNLAKKEKVSKKMLVALKTLKKYMKHIENMFKSNITNGLIEGLNNKIKSIKRTAFGYSNFSNFKKRILIQAGIISISA, via the coding sequence GTGATTTCATTGTCTCTATCTAATTTTATCAAAACTATTTTAAATATTCAAGATGATAATATTTCTTTTCCAGAAGAAGATTATTGTCAGATTATTCAAAAAGGTAATTATGTGATTAAAGTTTTTAAAGGTTTTCTTAAATCTAATTATTGTTCTTGTCCTCATTGTAACTCTAAAAATATTGTTAAAAGTGGTTCTAGAGAACGTAATATTAAATTTATTCCTTTTCAAAATTACAATGTTGAACTTAATCTTAGTATACAAAGGTATATCTGTAAAGATTGTAAAAAAACTTTTTCTCCTTCTACTAGTATTGCTAAAGATAATTCTAATATCTCTAATAACCTTAAATACATTATTGCGCAAGAACTTCAAGAAAATATTTCTCTTACTTTTATTGCTAAGAAGTACAATCTTTCTATTTCTTCAGTTCAAAGAATTATGGATGAGTGTTACTCTGATTTTAAGGTTAATAAAGACCATTTACCTGAAACTATATGCATTGATGAGTTTAAGTCAGTTAAAAATATTGATGGTGCTATGTCTTTTATCTTTGCTGATTATCAAACTAAAAATATTATTGATATTGTGGAAGATAGAAGATTAAATTCCTTGACAGAATACTTTTCAAGATTTTCACTTGAAGCTAGGAATAATGTAAAATATATCTGTATGGATATGTATTCTCCATATATTAGTTTGGTAAAATCTATTTTTCCTGAGTCTGAGATAGTATTAGATAAATTTCATATTGTTAATCTAGTTAGTAGAGCTTTTAACCAAACTAGAATATCTATTATGAATTCTCTTAAAGATGATTCATTAAAAAGAAAATTAAAACTATTTTGGAAATTACTCCAAAAATATTATCCTGACCTTTGTCAAGAACCATATTATTGTCCAAGCTTTAAATACAAACTTAGTACTAAGCAAAAAGTGGACTATCTTCTAGAAAAGAGTCCTGAATTAGATATTAATTTTAATATATATCAAGATATTCTTCAATCAATAAGACATAATAACTTTAAAAGATTTGAAAATATTGTAAAGAAAAATTTAGCTAAAAAAGAGAAAGTATCTAAAAAAATGCTAGTAGCTTTAAAGACTTTAAAAAAATATATGAAACACATTGAAAATATGTTTAAGTCAAACATTACAAATGGGTTGATAGAAGGTTTAAACAACAAAATTAAGTCAATAAAGAGAACAGCATTTGGATATTCAAATTTTAGTAATTTTAAAAAGCGCATATTAATTCAAGCAGGAATTATATCAATTAGTGCTTAA
- a CDS encoding MarR family winged helix-turn-helix transcriptional regulator, translating to MFPSKYKDNSENSTGLLFMRVFNKWHSIIKKELKKLDITQPQFVVLTSLAYLLQKEDEVTQIMLSKISGIDVMTISQIINLLEKNGFIERKQHSKDTRANSVFLTLKGQNILEKAVPLVENIDDNFFNILAEKEQLFRELLKKL from the coding sequence TTGTTCCCATCTAAATATAAAGATAATTCTGAAAATTCTACAGGCTTATTATTTATGAGAGTTTTCAATAAATGGCATTCCATTATAAAAAAAGAACTAAAAAAATTAGATATTACTCAGCCACAATTTGTTGTTTTGACTTCTCTTGCATATCTTTTGCAAAAAGAGGATGAAGTTACTCAAATTATGCTTTCAAAAATATCTGGTATAGATGTTATGACTATTTCACAAATAATAAATTTACTTGAAAAAAATGGTTTTATAGAAAGAAAGCAACATTCTAAAGATACAAGAGCAAATTCTGTTTTTTTAACTTTAAAAGGGCAAAATATTTTAGAAAAGGCTGTCCCACTTGTTGAAAACATTGATGATAATTTTTTTAATATACTAGCTGAAAAAGAACAACTTTTTAGAGAACTTTTAAAAAAATTATAA
- a CDS encoding DDE-type integrase/transposase/recombinase → MFAKNNLRKEYHNMIIQLFNYIFQIIFSIFEKEFNNLNQTIFSKDNTIAKLNKTILILKDKIKELNTDNENLIICETSISPSYLPFEVDIAPLSVEVVKPTLNYKNLIKGKIFKTSKCVKNKTLPYPEQVCPKCSSPYEYHSRHSKNQKKCKCCNAHFNIEKMRKHTHNSFYCPYCKKALSLRAKRTSFDVYVCKNQKCSYHIEKKKTSKHHRDKISYIYRHINLQIDEIFNIIKDSKIVSKFSFYFKKFNMDIFSKALTIKVNLKQSNRNTAQAMKDLFGIEISHTQIANYCEYGAAFAALFNAHAPFKPSQNLVADETYIKINGKRHYVWIIYDRDKETVVSYHISNVRDTKACIVAIVKAINKYPELPKELNFASDAYTAYPLALQYVAKEYNIRIKHSFVKGLQIQTNEDSDTRIAKQQIERLNRTFKESYRITTGYGTLKGAIASFELWMLYYNYLRIKGDSTINSLEFIDKRINTSNLLMPMKWTMIIKYIIQNYVT, encoded by the coding sequence ATGTTTGCAAAAAACAACTTAAGAAAGGAATATCACAACATGATTATACAACTTTTTAACTATATTTTTCAAATTATTTTTTCTATCTTTGAAAAAGAATTTAATAATCTTAATCAAACTATTTTTTCTAAAGATAATACTATTGCTAAACTTAATAAAACTATTCTTATCTTAAAAGATAAAATTAAAGAACTTAATACAGATAATGAAAATCTAATTATTTGTGAAACTTCTATTTCTCCCTCTTATCTACCTTTTGAGGTAGATATTGCTCCTCTTTCTGTTGAAGTTGTTAAGCCTACTCTTAATTACAAAAATCTCATAAAAGGAAAAATTTTTAAAACTTCTAAATGTGTTAAGAATAAAACATTACCTTATCCAGAGCAAGTTTGTCCTAAGTGTTCTTCACCTTATGAATATCATTCGCGCCATTCTAAAAATCAAAAGAAATGTAAGTGCTGTAATGCACATTTTAATATAGAAAAAATGAGAAAACATACACATAACAGTTTCTATTGTCCTTATTGTAAGAAAGCTCTTTCACTTAGAGCAAAGAGAACTTCTTTTGATGTCTATGTTTGTAAAAATCAAAAATGTTCTTATCACATTGAAAAGAAAAAAACATCAAAACATCATAGAGATAAAATATCTTATATCTACAGACATATTAATCTTCAGATAGATGAGATTTTTAATATCATAAAGGATTCTAAAATAGTATCTAAATTCAGTTTTTATTTCAAAAAATTTAATATGGATATTTTCTCTAAAGCGCTTACTATCAAAGTTAATCTTAAACAGTCAAATAGAAATACAGCTCAAGCAATGAAAGATTTATTTGGTATAGAAATATCACATACACAAATAGCTAATTACTGTGAGTATGGTGCAGCTTTTGCTGCACTATTTAATGCACATGCACCTTTTAAGCCCTCGCAAAATCTTGTCGCTGATGAAACATACATCAAAATTAATGGTAAGAGGCATTATGTTTGGATTATCTATGATCGTGATAAAGAAACTGTAGTTTCTTATCATATTTCCAATGTTCGAGACACTAAAGCTTGTATTGTGGCAATAGTAAAGGCTATTAATAAGTATCCAGAGCTTCCCAAAGAGCTAAATTTTGCTTCAGATGCCTATACTGCTTATCCACTGGCACTTCAATATGTTGCAAAAGAGTATAATATTAGAATTAAGCACTCATTTGTAAAAGGTCTTCAAATACAAACAAATGAAGATAGTGATACAAGAATAGCTAAACAACAAATTGAAAGACTTAATCGCACATTTAAAGAAAGTTATAGAATAACTACAGGTTATGGTACACTAAAGGGAGCAATAGCCTCTTTTGAATTATGGATGTTGTACTACAATTATCTTCGTATCAAAGGGGATAGCACAATTAATTCACTTGAATTTATAGATAAAAGAATTAATACTTCAAATTTATTAATGCCAATGAAGTGGACAATGATAATTAAGTATATTATCCAAAATTATGTGACCTGA
- a CDS encoding SRPBCC family protein gives MEFSFKIKINAKKEKVWKYYADINKWYIWEEDLKDIKLNGEFKTGSKGIMELENMPPLEYILTSVEENKEFWDKTDIPLGSIHFGHEIFEEDKNSVSIKHTVRLESSIINEENIEFLRGIFSDVPHSMMLLKKSVEK, from the coding sequence ATGGAATTTAGTTTTAAAATTAAAATTAATGCTAAAAAGGAAAAAGTTTGGAAATATTATGCTGATATCAATAAATGGTATATTTGGGAAGAAGATTTAAAAGATATAAAGTTAAATGGAGAATTTAAAACAGGAAGCAAAGGAATAATGGAATTAGAAAATATGCCTCCTTTAGAATATATCTTAACTTCTGTTGAAGAGAACAAAGAATTTTGGGATAAAACTGATATTCCTTTAGGAAGTATACATTTTGGACACGAAATTTTTGAGGAAGATAAAAATTCAGTTAGTATAAAACATACAGTAAGGCTTGAAAGTTCAATTATTAATGAAGAAAATATAGAGTTTTTAAGAGGAATATTTTCAGATGTACCACATTCAATGATGCTTTTAAAAAAATCAGTAGAAAAATAA
- a CDS encoding deoxycytidylate deaminase codes for MRENYINWDSYFMGIAILSSMRSKDPNTQVGACIVNEDKRIVGVGYNGLPKGCDDKEFPWERDGEFLNTKYPYVCHAELNAILNSIKSLKDCIIYVALFPCHECTKAIIQSGIKEIVYLSDKYTDTDSNRASKKMLDAAGVKYRRFEPDIEKLEINFANIE; via the coding sequence ATGAGAGAAAATTATATAAATTGGGATAGTTATTTTATGGGAATAGCAATTTTATCTTCTATGAGAAGTAAAGACCCTAATACACAGGTTGGGGCTTGTATAGTAAATGAAGATAAAAGAATAGTTGGTGTAGGATATAATGGTTTACCAAAAGGTTGTGATGACAAAGAATTTCCTTGGGAAAGGGATGGGGAATTTTTAAATACAAAATATCCTTATGTTTGCCATGCAGAATTAAATGCTATATTAAATAGTATAAAGTCTTTAAAAGACTGTATTATTTATGTGGCTCTTTTTCCCTGTCATGAGTGTACTAAAGCTATTATTCAAAGTGGAATAAAAGAAATTGTATATTTATCTGATAAATATACAGATACTGATTCTAATAGAGCCTCAAAAAAAATGCTAGATGCAGCAGGTGTAAAATATAGAAGATTTGAGCCAGATATAGAAAAATTGGAAATAAATTTTGCTAATATTGAATAG
- a CDS encoding Crp/Fnr family transcriptional regulator yields the protein MIEVLKETVVFNGIDEKTIKNILEKTKYEIKKYSHDESIAFRGDEVKGLYIILKGILTTEMLTEEGNVIKIEELVPSDIIASAFIFGKNNSFPVDLSVKDEAEVLFVERKEFLKILFSEEKILENFLNEISNKTQLLTSKIWNSFNNKTIKKKFCDYVKKNQINNEIFIENLGALAEYFGVERPSLSRVLSDLVKDEKLERIGRNKYKILDKDFFEI from the coding sequence ATGATAGAAGTTTTAAAAGAAACAGTTGTCTTTAACGGTATAGATGAAAAAACTATAAAAAATATTTTAGAAAAAACCAAGTATGAAATAAAAAAATATTCTCATGATGAATCAATAGCTTTTAGAGGAGATGAAGTAAAAGGACTTTATATAATATTAAAAGGTATTTTAACTACCGAAATGCTTACAGAAGAAGGGAATGTCATAAAAATTGAAGAGTTAGTTCCAAGTGATATAATAGCTTCAGCTTTTATATTTGGTAAAAATAATAGTTTTCCTGTTGATTTAAGTGTAAAAGATGAAGCAGAAGTACTTTTTGTAGAAAGAAAAGAATTTTTGAAAATATTATTTTCAGAAGAAAAAATTTTAGAAAATTTCTTAAACGAAATCTCTAATAAAACTCAACTTCTAACAAGTAAGATTTGGAATAGTTTTAATAATAAAACTATAAAGAAAAAATTTTGTGATTATGTAAAGAAAAATCAAATAAACAATGAAATTTTTATAGAAAATTTAGGAGCGTTAGCAGAATATTTTGGAGTAGAGAGACCTTCTCTTTCAAGAGTTTTAAGTGATTTAGTAAAAGATGAAAAATTAGAAAGAATAGGTAGAAATAAATATAAGATACTGGATAAAGACTTTTTTGAAATTTAA
- a CDS encoding PTS transporter subunit IIC — protein MKNFFIKSLNGMAFGLFSSLIVGLILKQIGTLFNIEFLIYLGGFSQLLMGAGIGVGVAYALESPVLILISSAITGMYGAGSINFVDGQAILKVGEPMGAYFSVIFGLLISKKIAGKTKFDIILLPMTTIIFGCLLGKFFAPYISAVISEIGIIVNKTTELRPILMGLTMSVIMGIILTLPISSAAIGISLGLSGLAAGASLTGCCCQMIGFAVMSYDDNDLGTVFSIGFGTSMIQIPNIIKNPIIWIPPIVSSAILGVLSTTVFKLSSNSIASGMGTSGLVGQIASFSVNGITYLPTMIILHFILPAILTFIIYKILKKKGLIKVGDLKI, from the coding sequence ATGAAAAACTTTTTTATCAAGAGTTTAAATGGTATGGCATTTGGTTTATTTTCATCATTGATAGTTGGACTTATCTTAAAACAGATTGGAACTCTTTTTAATATAGAATTTTTAATCTATTTAGGAGGCTTTTCACAACTCTTAATGGGTGCTGGAATAGGAGTTGGAGTTGCTTATGCCTTAGAATCTCCTGTTTTAATATTAATATCTTCTGCTATAACAGGAATGTATGGTGCAGGAAGTATTAATTTTGTAGATGGACAAGCTATTTTAAAAGTTGGAGAACCAATGGGGGCTTATTTTTCTGTTATCTTTGGACTACTTATTTCAAAAAAAATAGCAGGAAAAACAAAGTTTGATATAATACTTCTACCTATGACTACCATAATTTTTGGTTGTTTACTTGGAAAATTCTTTGCTCCATATATTTCTGCTGTTATTTCTGAAATTGGAATTATTGTAAATAAGACAACAGAACTTAGACCTATTTTAATGGGACTTACTATGTCTGTAATTATGGGAATAATTTTAACATTACCGATAAGTTCTGCTGCAATAGGAATTTCTTTAGGATTAAGTGGACTTGCTGCAGGTGCTTCTTTAACTGGTTGTTGTTGTCAAATGATAGGTTTTGCTGTGATGTCTTATGACGATAATGATTTAGGGACTGTATTTTCAATAGGTTTTGGTACTTCTATGATACAAATTCCAAATATAATTAAAAACCCTATTATATGGATACCTCCAATAGTTTCTAGTGCTATTCTAGGTGTGCTTTCTACAACAGTTTTTAAATTATCTTCAAATAGTATTGCTTCTGGTATGGGAACAAGTGGACTTGTTGGACAAATTGCTTCATTTTCTGTAAATGGAATAACATATTTACCAACTATGATAATTTTACATTTCATATTGCCGGCAATCTTAACTTTTATTATTTATAAAATATTAAAGAAAAAAGGGCTTATAAAAGTAGGAGATTTAAAAATATAA
- a CDS encoding DUF3798 domain-containing protein, with the protein MKMKKILLSLLAIFMLVVAAACGKKEAPTEDANAQKEAASEVATQDYHIGIVTTSVSQSEDNFRGAEAVLKQYGSSNDEGGKITVVTVPDNFMQEQETTISQMVSLADDPKMKAIVVAEGIPGTYPAFKAIREKRPDILLFVNNTHEDPVQVSTVADVVVNSDSVARGYLIVKTAHDLGATKFMHISFPRHLSYETISRRRAIMEQTAKDLGMEYIEMSAPDPVSDVGVPGAQQFILEQVPNWIAKYGKDTAFFATNDAQTEPLLKQIAAHGGYFIEADLPSPTMGYPGALGIEFSDDEKGNWTKILQKVEKAVVDAGGSGRMGTWAYSYNFSGIEGLTDLAVKSIESGDRDFTLDKVLASLDTATPGSKWNGSLMKDNNGVEIKNSFFVYQDTYIFGKGYMGITSVEVPEKYGKIGNK; encoded by the coding sequence ATGAAAATGAAAAAAATTTTATTAAGTCTATTAGCAATATTTATGTTAGTAGTTGCAGCTGCTTGTGGAAAAAAGGAAGCACCTACTGAAGATGCGAATGCTCAAAAAGAAGCAGCAAGTGAAGTAGCAACTCAAGATTATCACATTGGTATTGTTACAACATCAGTTTCACAATCAGAAGATAATTTCCGTGGAGCAGAAGCAGTTTTAAAACAATATGGTTCATCTAATGATGAAGGTGGAAAAATTACAGTGGTAACTGTTCCCGACAATTTTATGCAAGAACAAGAAACAACAATTTCCCAAATGGTTTCTCTTGCTGATGATCCCAAAATGAAAGCAATAGTAGTTGCAGAAGGAATACCAGGAACTTATCCTGCATTCAAAGCTATAAGAGAAAAAAGACCTGATATTTTATTATTTGTAAATAATACTCACGAAGATCCTGTACAAGTAAGTACAGTTGCAGATGTAGTCGTAAATTCAGACTCAGTTGCAAGAGGTTATTTAATTGTAAAAACAGCTCATGATTTGGGAGCAACTAAATTTATGCATATTTCTTTCCCTAGACATTTAAGCTATGAAACAATTTCAAGAAGAAGAGCAATAATGGAACAAACAGCTAAAGATTTAGGAATGGAATATATTGAAATGTCAGCTCCAGACCCAGTAAGTGATGTTGGGGTTCCAGGAGCACAACAATTTATATTAGAACAAGTTCCAAACTGGATAGCTAAATATGGTAAAGATACAGCATTCTTTGCAACAAATGATGCTCAAACTGAACCTTTATTAAAACAAATAGCTGCTCATGGTGGATATTTCATAGAAGCTGATTTACCATCTCCTACAATGGGATACCCAGGAGCATTAGGAATAGAATTTTCTGATGATGAAAAAGGAAATTGGACAAAGATATTACAAAAAGTTGAAAAAGCGGTTGTAGACGCTGGTGGTTCTGGAAGAATGGGAACTTGGGCTTATTCATATAATTTCTCTGGTATTGAAGGACTTACAGATTTAGCAGTTAAATCTATTGAAAGTGGAGATAGAGATTTCACATTGGATAAAGTTTTAGCTTCTCTTGATACAGCAACACCTGGTTCTAAATGGAATGGTAGCTTAATGAAAGATAATAATGGAGTAGAAATCAAAAATTCATTCTTTGTATATCAAGACACTTATATTTTTGGAAAAGGATATATGGGAATAACTTCTGTTGAAGTTCCAGAAAAATATGGGAAAATTGGAAATAAATAA
- a CDS encoding sugar ABC transporter ATP-binding protein yields the protein MSDTILKIENLSKSFGDNTVLKDINLELKSGEILGLVGENGAGKSTLMKIIFGMDVIRETGGYNGKISFNGKDINFSSPFDALNAGIGMVHQEFSLIPGFKVSENIVLNRESTRNNLMTHLFGQGISKIDQKDNTKRAQEAISKLGVNLTGQEQINEMAVAYKQFTEIAREIEREHTKLLVLDEPTAVLTEDEAEILLDTMKKLSNKGITIIFITHRLNEIMKVSDKVTVLRDGQLINTVPTKSTDVNQITEWMIGRKVSASSEGKNIDNSTAETLMEIKDLWVDMPGEMLKGLDLDIKKGEILGLGGMAGQGKIAVANGVMGLFKTKGNVKYKGEDLVLNKPTYPLEKGIFFVSEDRKGVGLLLDESIERNIAFPAMEIKGLFLKKYLGFLNVIDDKAVTDNAKKYIEKLEIKSMGEKQKVAELSGGNQQKVCVAKAFTMEPDLLFVSEPTRGIDVGAKQLVLETLKEYNRERNTTIVVTSSEIEELRSICDRIAIINEGKLAGILPATASILDFGKLMSGIKEGE from the coding sequence ATGTCGGATACGATATTAAAAATAGAAAACCTCTCTAAGTCATTTGGCGATAATACAGTACTGAAAGATATAAATTTAGAATTAAAGTCAGGAGAGATTCTTGGACTTGTTGGAGAAAATGGTGCAGGAAAATCTACTTTAATGAAAATTATATTTGGTATGGATGTAATAAGAGAAACAGGTGGATATAATGGAAAAATTTCTTTTAATGGAAAAGATATAAATTTTTCTTCTCCATTTGATGCTTTAAATGCTGGTATAGGAATGGTTCACCAAGAATTTTCATTAATTCCAGGTTTTAAGGTTAGTGAAAATATAGTTTTAAATAGAGAGTCAACAAGAAATAATCTAATGACACATCTTTTTGGACAAGGAATAAGTAAAATTGACCAAAAAGATAATACAAAAAGAGCACAGGAAGCTATTTCAAAGTTAGGAGTAAACTTAACAGGGCAAGAACAAATAAATGAAATGGCAGTTGCCTATAAACAATTTACAGAAATTGCTCGTGAAATAGAAAGAGAACATACAAAACTTTTAGTTTTAGATGAACCAACAGCAGTTTTAACAGAAGATGAAGCAGAAATTTTATTAGATACAATGAAAAAACTTTCTAATAAAGGTATAACTATAATATTTATAACACATAGACTTAATGAAATAATGAAGGTTTCTGATAAGGTGACAGTTTTAAGAGATGGACAGCTTATAAATACAGTTCCTACAAAATCTACTGATGTAAATCAAATTACAGAATGGATGATAGGAAGAAAAGTGAGTGCATCATCTGAAGGAAAAAATATAGATAACTCTACTGCAGAAACTCTTATGGAAATAAAAGATTTATGGGTTGATATGCCTGGAGAAATGTTAAAAGGTTTAGACTTAGATATTAAAAAGGGAGAAATACTTGGCCTAGGTGGTATGGCAGGACAAGGTAAAATAGCAGTAGCTAATGGAGTGATGGGACTTTTTAAAACAAAAGGTAATGTAAAATATAAAGGTGAAGATTTAGTTTTAAATAAACCAACATATCCGCTAGAAAAGGGAATATTTTTTGTTTCAGAGGATAGAAAAGGTGTAGGTCTATTACTTGATGAAAGTATAGAAAGAAATATTGCTTTTCCTGCTATGGAAATAAAAGGTTTATTTTTGAAAAAATATTTAGGTTTTTTAAATGTAATAGATGATAAAGCTGTTACAGATAATGCTAAAAAATATATTGAAAAATTAGAAATAAAAAGTATGGGTGAAAAGCAAAAGGTTGCAGAACTAAGTGGAGGTAACCAACAAAAAGTTTGTGTGGCAAAGGCTTTCACTATGGAACCTGATTTATTATTTGTTTCTGAGCCAACAAGAGGTATAGATGTTGGAGCTAAACAATTAGTTTTGGAAACACTAAAAGAATACAATAGAGAGAGAAACACAACAATAGTTGTAACTTCATCTGAAATTGAAGAATTAAGAAGTATCTGTGATAGAATTGCAATAATAAATGAAGGAAAGCTTGCAGGAATATTACCAGCAACAGCAAGTATACTTGATTTCGGAAAATTGATGTCAGGAATAAAGGAGGGAGAATAG
- a CDS encoding ABC transporter permease subunit, with protein MLKKFGLPRLIILIFLISTYIIAPFVGIPITTALADTIIRFGMNAILVLSLMPMIESGAGLNFGMPLGIEAGLLGSLLSIELGFSGFVGFVLAIILAIVFAFIFGWAYGVILNRVKGGEMMIATYIGFSSVAFMCIMWIVLPFRKADMIWAYGGSGLRTTISVETYWKGVLNNVFGKISQAIPVGEIIFFLLLAFLMWLFFRTRSGLSMSAVGKNEKFAQATGINVDKSRKQSVIISTVIAAIGIIVYQQSFGFIQLYLAPFNMAFPAIAAILIGGASVNRVTIWHVMIGTFLFQGILTMTPTVVNALIKTDMSETIRIIVSNGMILYALTRKEGGSRG; from the coding sequence ATGTTAAAAAAATTTGGTTTACCAAGACTAATAATCTTAATATTTTTAATATCAACTTATATAATTGCTCCTTTCGTAGGTATTCCTATAACAACAGCATTAGCTGATACAATTATAAGATTTGGTATGAATGCAATTTTAGTTCTATCACTTATGCCTATGATAGAATCTGGTGCAGGACTTAACTTTGGTATGCCTCTTGGAATTGAGGCAGGGCTTCTAGGTTCACTTCTTAGTATAGAATTAGGATTTAGTGGTTTTGTTGGTTTTGTTTTAGCAATAATCTTAGCAATAGTGTTTGCCTTTATTTTTGGTTGGGCTTATGGAGTAATACTAAATAGAGTAAAAGGTGGAGAAATGATGATAGCCACATATATAGGTTTCTCATCAGTCGCTTTTATGTGTATTATGTGGATAGTTCTTCCATTTAGAAAAGCAGATATGATTTGGGCTTATGGTGGTTCAGGACTTAGAACAACAATAAGTGTTGAAACTTATTGGAAAGGTGTTTTAAATAATGTTTTTGGAAAAATATCACAAGCTATACCAGTTGGAGAAATAATATTTTTCTTACTATTAGCATTTTTAATGTGGTTATTTTTTAGAACAAGGTCAGGACTTTCTATGAGTGCTGTTGGTAAAAATGAAAAATTTGCACAAGCAACAGGTATCAATGTTGATAAGAGTAGAAAGCAATCAGTTATAATTTCAACTGTAATTGCAGCAATAGGAATAATAGTATATCAACAAAGTTTTGGATTTATCCAACTTTATCTAGCACCATTTAACATGGCTTTCCCTGCAATAGCAGCTATTCTAATTGGAGGAGCTTCTGTTAATAGAGTAACAATTTGGCATGTTATGATAGGAACTTTCTTATTCCAAGGAATATTAACTATGACTCCAACAGTTGTTAATGCACTTATAAAAACAGATATGTCAGAGACAATAAGAATAATTGTTTCTAATGGAATGATTTTATATGCTTTAACTAGAAAGGAAGGTGGAAGTCGTGGATAA
- a CDS encoding ABC transporter permease: protein MDNNKIKNFLLNNSVPILILIMVAIMFPLSGLSGDYLIREMIQRISRNLFLIMSLLIPIVAGMGLNFGIVLGAMGGQLALILITNWHIMGLQGIFLAMILSIPFSILLGYIGGVILNRAKGKEMITSMILGYFINGAYQLVVLYSMGKIFPVKDKTLLLSSGRGIKNTVDLSEVAKSIDNAIPLKIFGYDIPVLTILLIIALCFFVIWFRKTKLGQDMRAVGQDMEVSKSAGIEVNKVRIYAIVISTVLAGIGQVIYLQNLGTINTYNSHEQIGMFSVAALLIGGASVARATIPNAISGVILFHTMFVVAPRAGKELMGSAQIGEYFRVFISYGIIALVLIIYEWRRKKEKEREREKAIGF from the coding sequence GTGGATAATAATAAGATAAAGAATTTTTTATTAAATAATAGTGTTCCAATACTTATACTTATTATGGTAGCTATAATGTTCCCACTTTCTGGTTTAAGTGGAGATTATTTAATTCGTGAAATGATACAAAGAATATCAAGAAACTTATTTTTAATAATGTCATTATTAATACCAATAGTGGCGGGAATGGGACTAAACTTTGGTATAGTTTTAGGAGCTATGGGAGGACAACTTGCCTTAATTCTTATAACTAACTGGCATATTATGGGCTTACAAGGGATATTCCTTGCAATGATACTTTCTATTCCATTCTCTATTTTACTTGGATATATAGGTGGAGTAATATTAAATAGAGCAAAAGGAAAAGAAATGATAACTTCAATGATTTTGGGATATTTTATAAATGGAGCTTATCAACTTGTAGTTTTGTATTCAATGGGGAAAATTTTTCCTGTAAAGGATAAAACTCTTTTATTGTCTTCTGGTAGAGGAATAAAAAATACAGTAGACTTGAGTGAGGTAGCAAAATCAATAGATAATGCAATACCTTTAAAAATATTTGGTTATGATATTCCTGTTCTTACAATACTCTTAATAATTGCACTTTGCTTCTTTGTTATTTGGTTTAGAAAAACTAAACTAGGTCAAGATATGAGAGCAGTTGGACAAGATATGGAAGTATCAAAATCTGCAGGTATAGAAGTAAATAAAGTTAGAATATATGCAATAGTTATCTCAACTGTCTTAGCAGGAATTGGGCAAGTAATTTATCTTCAAAATTTAGGAACAATAAATACATATAATTCACATGAACAAATAGGAATGTTCTCTGTTGCTGCTTTATTAATAGGAGGAGCTTCAGTTGCAAGGGCTACAATACCTAATGCAATAAGTGGAGTTATTCTATTCCATACAATGTTTGTTGTTGCTCCAAGAGCAGGAAAAGAATTAATGGGTTCTGCACAAATAGGGGAATATTTCAGAGTATTTATTTCTTATGGAATTATAGCCCTTGTTCTTATTATCTATGAATGGAGAAGAAAGAAAGAAAAAGAAAGAGAAAGAGAAAAAGCAATAGGATTTTAA